Proteins from one Microtus pennsylvanicus isolate mMicPen1 chromosome 7, mMicPen1.hap1, whole genome shotgun sequence genomic window:
- the Kcnc4 gene encoding voltage-gated potassium channel KCNC4 isoform X3, producing MISSVCVSSYRGRKSGNKPPSKTCLKEEMAKGEASEKIIINVGGTRHETYRSTLRTLPGTRLAWLADPDGGGRQESDGGGAGSSGSSGGGGCEFFFDRHPGVFAYVLNYYRTGKLHCPADVCGPLFEEELTFWGIDETDVEPCCWMTYRQHRDAEEALDIFESPDGGGGGAGPSDEAGDDERELALQRLGPHEGGAGSGAGSGGCRGWQPRMWALFEDPYSSRAARVVAFASLFFILVSITTFCLETHEAFNIDRNVTEIHRVGNITSVRFRREVETEPILTYIEGVCVMWFTLEFLVRIVCCPDTLDFVKNLLNIIDFVAILPFYLEVGLSGLSSKAARDVLGFLRVVRFVRILRIFKLTRHFVGLRVLGHTLRASTNEFLLLIIFLALGVLIFATMIYYAERIGARPSDPRGNDHTDFKNIPIGFWWAVVTMTTLGYGDMYPKTWSGMLVGALCALAGVLTIAMPVPVIVNNFGMYYSLAMAKQKLPKKRKKHVPRPAQLESPMYCKSEETSPRDSTYSDTSPPAREEGMVERKRADSKQNGDANAVLSDEEGAGLTQPLASAPTPEERRALRRSGTRDRNKKAAACFLLSAGDYACADGSVRKGP from the exons ATGATCAGCTCGGTGTGTGTCTCCTCCTACCGCGGGCGCAAGTCGGGGAACAAGCCTCCGTCCAAAACATGTCTGAAGGAGGAGATGGCCAAGGGCGAGGCGTCGGAGAAGATCATCATCAACGTGGGCGGCACGCGACATGAGACCTACCGCAGCACCCTGCGCACTCTACCCGGCACCCGCCTTGCCTGGCTGGCGGATCCCGACGGCGGGGGTCGGCAGGAGTCGGATGGCGGCGGTGcaggcagcagcggcagcagcggtGGCGGGGGCTGTGAGTTCTTCTTTGATCGGCACCCGGGTGTTTTTGCCTATGTGCTCAACTACTACCGTACCGGTAAGCTGCACTGCCCCGCCGACGTCTGTGGGCCTCTCTTCGAGGAAGAGCTCACCTTCTGGGGTATTGATGAAACTGATGTGGAGCCTTGCTGCTGGATGACCTATAGGCAGCACCGCGATGCTGAAGAGGCACTGGACATCTTCGAGAGCCCGGACGGGGGCGGGGGTGGCGCAGGGCCCAGCGATGAGGCTGGCGACGATGAGCGGGAGTTGGCCTTGCAGCGTCTGGGCCCCCATGAGGGAGGCGCGGGCTCTGGTGCTGGATCCGGGGGCTGCCGTGGCTGGCAGCCCCGAATGTGGGCGCTCTTCGAGGATCCCTACTCATCCCGGGCAGCCAGG GTGGTAGCCTTtgcctctctcttcttcatcCTGGTCTCCATTACCACCTTCTGCCTGGAGACCCACGAGGCCTTCAACATCGACCGCAACGTGACAGAGATCCACCGGGTAGGGAACATCACCAGCGTGCGCTTCCGGCGGGAGGTAGAAACAGAGCCCATCCTCACCTACAtcgagggtgtgtgtgtgatgtggttcACTCTAGAGTTCCTGGTTCGCATTGTGTGCTGCCCAGACACACTGGACTTTGTCAAGAACCTGCTCAACATCATCGACTTTGTGGCCATCTTGCCCTTCTACCTGGAGGTGGGACTGAGTGGCCTGTCATCCAAGGCGGCTCGGGATGTGCTGGGTTTCCTGCGTGTGGTGCGCTTTGTACGCATCCTGCGCATCTTCAAGCTCACGCGCCACTTTGTGGGGCTGCGCGTGCTGGGCCACACGCTCCGAGCCAGCACCAATGAGTTCCTGTTGCTTATCATCTTCCTGGCCCTGGGTGTGCTCATCTTTGCCACCATGATCTATTATGCTGAACGAATCGGGGCCAGGCCATCTGACCCACGGGGCAACGACCACACCGACTTCAAGAACATCCCCATTGGCTTCTGGTGGGCCGTGGTCACCATGACAACACTTGGCTATGGGGACATGTACCCGAAGACGTGGTCAGGAATGCTGGTTGGGGCCCTGTGTGCACTGGCTGGTGTGCTAACCATTGCCATGCCCGTGCCTGTCATCGTCAACAATTTTGGTATGTACTACTCCCTGGCTATGGCCAAGCAAAAGCTGCCCAAGAAGCGAAAGAAGCACGTACCGCGGCCAGCCCAGCTTGAGTCACCCATGTACTGCAAGTCTGAGGAAACTTCGCCCCGGGACAGCACCTACAGTGACACCAGCCCCCCTGCCCGGGAAGAGGGTATGGTTGAGAGGAAACGGGCAG ACTCTAAGCAGAATGGTGACGCAAACGCGGTGCTGTCTGATGAGGAGGGAGCTGGCCTCACCCAGCCCCTGGCCTCGGCCCCCACCCCTGAAGAGCGTCGGGCCCTGCGACGCTCAGGCACACgagacagaaacaagaaagcaGCTGCCTGCTTCCTGCTCAGTGCTGGGGACTATGCCTGTGCCGATGGCAGTGTCCGAAAAG
- the Kcnc4 gene encoding voltage-gated potassium channel KCNC4 isoform X2: MISSVCVSSYRGRKSGNKPPSKTCLKEEMAKGEASEKIIINVGGTRHETYRSTLRTLPGTRLAWLADPDGGGRQESDGGGAGSSGSSGGGGCEFFFDRHPGVFAYVLNYYRTGKLHCPADVCGPLFEEELTFWGIDETDVEPCCWMTYRQHRDAEEALDIFESPDGGGGGAGPSDEAGDDERELALQRLGPHEGGAGSGAGSGGCRGWQPRMWALFEDPYSSRAARVVAFASLFFILVSITTFCLETHEAFNIDRNVTEIHRVGNITSVRFRREVETEPILTYIEGVCVMWFTLEFLVRIVCCPDTLDFVKNLLNIIDFVAILPFYLEVGLSGLSSKAARDVLGFLRVVRFVRILRIFKLTRHFVGLRVLGHTLRASTNEFLLLIIFLALGVLIFATMIYYAERIGARPSDPRGNDHTDFKNIPIGFWWAVVTMTTLGYGDMYPKTWSGMLVGALCALAGVLTIAMPVPVIVNNFGMYYSLAMAKQKLPKKRKKHVPRPAQLESPMYCKSEETSPRDSTYSDTSPPAREEGMVERKRADSKQNGDANAVLSDEEGAGLTQPLASAPTPEERRALRRSGTRDRNKKAAACFLLSAGDYACADGSVRKEGNVEPKACVPVSHTCAL; encoded by the exons ATGATCAGCTCGGTGTGTGTCTCCTCCTACCGCGGGCGCAAGTCGGGGAACAAGCCTCCGTCCAAAACATGTCTGAAGGAGGAGATGGCCAAGGGCGAGGCGTCGGAGAAGATCATCATCAACGTGGGCGGCACGCGACATGAGACCTACCGCAGCACCCTGCGCACTCTACCCGGCACCCGCCTTGCCTGGCTGGCGGATCCCGACGGCGGGGGTCGGCAGGAGTCGGATGGCGGCGGTGcaggcagcagcggcagcagcggtGGCGGGGGCTGTGAGTTCTTCTTTGATCGGCACCCGGGTGTTTTTGCCTATGTGCTCAACTACTACCGTACCGGTAAGCTGCACTGCCCCGCCGACGTCTGTGGGCCTCTCTTCGAGGAAGAGCTCACCTTCTGGGGTATTGATGAAACTGATGTGGAGCCTTGCTGCTGGATGACCTATAGGCAGCACCGCGATGCTGAAGAGGCACTGGACATCTTCGAGAGCCCGGACGGGGGCGGGGGTGGCGCAGGGCCCAGCGATGAGGCTGGCGACGATGAGCGGGAGTTGGCCTTGCAGCGTCTGGGCCCCCATGAGGGAGGCGCGGGCTCTGGTGCTGGATCCGGGGGCTGCCGTGGCTGGCAGCCCCGAATGTGGGCGCTCTTCGAGGATCCCTACTCATCCCGGGCAGCCAGG GTGGTAGCCTTtgcctctctcttcttcatcCTGGTCTCCATTACCACCTTCTGCCTGGAGACCCACGAGGCCTTCAACATCGACCGCAACGTGACAGAGATCCACCGGGTAGGGAACATCACCAGCGTGCGCTTCCGGCGGGAGGTAGAAACAGAGCCCATCCTCACCTACAtcgagggtgtgtgtgtgatgtggttcACTCTAGAGTTCCTGGTTCGCATTGTGTGCTGCCCAGACACACTGGACTTTGTCAAGAACCTGCTCAACATCATCGACTTTGTGGCCATCTTGCCCTTCTACCTGGAGGTGGGACTGAGTGGCCTGTCATCCAAGGCGGCTCGGGATGTGCTGGGTTTCCTGCGTGTGGTGCGCTTTGTACGCATCCTGCGCATCTTCAAGCTCACGCGCCACTTTGTGGGGCTGCGCGTGCTGGGCCACACGCTCCGAGCCAGCACCAATGAGTTCCTGTTGCTTATCATCTTCCTGGCCCTGGGTGTGCTCATCTTTGCCACCATGATCTATTATGCTGAACGAATCGGGGCCAGGCCATCTGACCCACGGGGCAACGACCACACCGACTTCAAGAACATCCCCATTGGCTTCTGGTGGGCCGTGGTCACCATGACAACACTTGGCTATGGGGACATGTACCCGAAGACGTGGTCAGGAATGCTGGTTGGGGCCCTGTGTGCACTGGCTGGTGTGCTAACCATTGCCATGCCCGTGCCTGTCATCGTCAACAATTTTGGTATGTACTACTCCCTGGCTATGGCCAAGCAAAAGCTGCCCAAGAAGCGAAAGAAGCACGTACCGCGGCCAGCCCAGCTTGAGTCACCCATGTACTGCAAGTCTGAGGAAACTTCGCCCCGGGACAGCACCTACAGTGACACCAGCCCCCCTGCCCGGGAAGAGGGTATGGTTGAGAGGAAACGGGCAG ACTCTAAGCAGAATGGTGACGCAAACGCGGTGCTGTCTGATGAGGAGGGAGCTGGCCTCACCCAGCCCCTGGCCTCGGCCCCCACCCCTGAAGAGCGTCGGGCCCTGCGACGCTCAGGCACACgagacagaaacaagaaagcaGCTGCCTGCTTCCTGCTCAGTGCTGGGGACTATGCCTGTGCCGATGGCAGTGTCCGAAAAG
- the Kcnc4 gene encoding voltage-gated potassium channel KCNC4 isoform X1 — protein MISSVCVSSYRGRKSGNKPPSKTCLKEEMAKGEASEKIIINVGGTRHETYRSTLRTLPGTRLAWLADPDGGGRQESDGGGAGSSGSSGGGGCEFFFDRHPGVFAYVLNYYRTGKLHCPADVCGPLFEEELTFWGIDETDVEPCCWMTYRQHRDAEEALDIFESPDGGGGGAGPSDEAGDDERELALQRLGPHEGGAGSGAGSGGCRGWQPRMWALFEDPYSSRAARVVAFASLFFILVSITTFCLETHEAFNIDRNVTEIHRVGNITSVRFRREVETEPILTYIEGVCVMWFTLEFLVRIVCCPDTLDFVKNLLNIIDFVAILPFYLEVGLSGLSSKAARDVLGFLRVVRFVRILRIFKLTRHFVGLRVLGHTLRASTNEFLLLIIFLALGVLIFATMIYYAERIGARPSDPRGNDHTDFKNIPIGFWWAVVTMTTLGYGDMYPKTWSGMLVGALCALAGVLTIAMPVPVIVNNFGMYYSLAMAKQKLPKKRKKHVPRPAQLESPMYCKSEETSPRDSTYSDTSPPAREEGMVERKRADSKQNGDANAVLSDEEGAGLTQPLASAPTPEERRALRRSGTRDRNKKAAACFLLSAGDYACADGSVRKETCQDALSSNYAHAEVLTLS, from the exons ATGATCAGCTCGGTGTGTGTCTCCTCCTACCGCGGGCGCAAGTCGGGGAACAAGCCTCCGTCCAAAACATGTCTGAAGGAGGAGATGGCCAAGGGCGAGGCGTCGGAGAAGATCATCATCAACGTGGGCGGCACGCGACATGAGACCTACCGCAGCACCCTGCGCACTCTACCCGGCACCCGCCTTGCCTGGCTGGCGGATCCCGACGGCGGGGGTCGGCAGGAGTCGGATGGCGGCGGTGcaggcagcagcggcagcagcggtGGCGGGGGCTGTGAGTTCTTCTTTGATCGGCACCCGGGTGTTTTTGCCTATGTGCTCAACTACTACCGTACCGGTAAGCTGCACTGCCCCGCCGACGTCTGTGGGCCTCTCTTCGAGGAAGAGCTCACCTTCTGGGGTATTGATGAAACTGATGTGGAGCCTTGCTGCTGGATGACCTATAGGCAGCACCGCGATGCTGAAGAGGCACTGGACATCTTCGAGAGCCCGGACGGGGGCGGGGGTGGCGCAGGGCCCAGCGATGAGGCTGGCGACGATGAGCGGGAGTTGGCCTTGCAGCGTCTGGGCCCCCATGAGGGAGGCGCGGGCTCTGGTGCTGGATCCGGGGGCTGCCGTGGCTGGCAGCCCCGAATGTGGGCGCTCTTCGAGGATCCCTACTCATCCCGGGCAGCCAGG GTGGTAGCCTTtgcctctctcttcttcatcCTGGTCTCCATTACCACCTTCTGCCTGGAGACCCACGAGGCCTTCAACATCGACCGCAACGTGACAGAGATCCACCGGGTAGGGAACATCACCAGCGTGCGCTTCCGGCGGGAGGTAGAAACAGAGCCCATCCTCACCTACAtcgagggtgtgtgtgtgatgtggttcACTCTAGAGTTCCTGGTTCGCATTGTGTGCTGCCCAGACACACTGGACTTTGTCAAGAACCTGCTCAACATCATCGACTTTGTGGCCATCTTGCCCTTCTACCTGGAGGTGGGACTGAGTGGCCTGTCATCCAAGGCGGCTCGGGATGTGCTGGGTTTCCTGCGTGTGGTGCGCTTTGTACGCATCCTGCGCATCTTCAAGCTCACGCGCCACTTTGTGGGGCTGCGCGTGCTGGGCCACACGCTCCGAGCCAGCACCAATGAGTTCCTGTTGCTTATCATCTTCCTGGCCCTGGGTGTGCTCATCTTTGCCACCATGATCTATTATGCTGAACGAATCGGGGCCAGGCCATCTGACCCACGGGGCAACGACCACACCGACTTCAAGAACATCCCCATTGGCTTCTGGTGGGCCGTGGTCACCATGACAACACTTGGCTATGGGGACATGTACCCGAAGACGTGGTCAGGAATGCTGGTTGGGGCCCTGTGTGCACTGGCTGGTGTGCTAACCATTGCCATGCCCGTGCCTGTCATCGTCAACAATTTTGGTATGTACTACTCCCTGGCTATGGCCAAGCAAAAGCTGCCCAAGAAGCGAAAGAAGCACGTACCGCGGCCAGCCCAGCTTGAGTCACCCATGTACTGCAAGTCTGAGGAAACTTCGCCCCGGGACAGCACCTACAGTGACACCAGCCCCCCTGCCCGGGAAGAGGGTATGGTTGAGAGGAAACGGGCAG ACTCTAAGCAGAATGGTGACGCAAACGCGGTGCTGTCTGATGAGGAGGGAGCTGGCCTCACCCAGCCCCTGGCCTCGGCCCCCACCCCTGAAGAGCGTCGGGCCCTGCGACGCTCAGGCACACgagacagaaacaagaaagcaGCTGCCTGCTTCCTGCTCAGTGCTGGGGACTATGCCTGTGCCGATGGCAGTGTCCGAAAAG
- the Kcnc4 gene encoding voltage-gated potassium channel KCNC4 isoform X4, translating to MISSVCVSSYRGRKSGNKPPSKTCLKEEMAKGEASEKIIINVGGTRHETYRSTLRTLPGTRLAWLADPDGGGRQESDGGGAGSSGSSGGGGCEFFFDRHPGVFAYVLNYYRTGKLHCPADVCGPLFEEELTFWGIDETDVEPCCWMTYRQHRDAEEALDIFESPDGGGGGAGPSDEAGDDERELALQRLGPHEGGAGSGAGSGGCRGWQPRMWALFEDPYSSRAARVVAFASLFFILVSITTFCLETHEAFNIDRNVTEIHRVGNITSVRFRREVETEPILTYIEGVCVMWFTLEFLVRIVCCPDTLDFVKNLLNIIDFVAILPFYLEVGLSGLSSKAARDVLGFLRVVRFVRILRIFKLTRHFVGLRVLGHTLRASTNEFLLLIIFLALGVLIFATMIYYAERIGARPSDPRGNDHTDFKNIPIGFWWAVVTMTTLGYGDMYPKTWSGMLVGALCALAGVLTIAMPVPVIVNNFGMYYSLAMAKQKLPKKRKKHVPRPAQLESPMYCKSEETSPRDSTYSDTSPPAREEGMVERKRADSKQNGDANAVLSDEEGAGLTQPLASAPTPEERRALRRSGTRDRNKKAAACFLLSAGDYACADGSVRKGCEKSRSLNNIAGAAGTSLGLSPLASRYSSPYPPRKLLLSHPFHPLTSPPPGHSGP from the exons ATGATCAGCTCGGTGTGTGTCTCCTCCTACCGCGGGCGCAAGTCGGGGAACAAGCCTCCGTCCAAAACATGTCTGAAGGAGGAGATGGCCAAGGGCGAGGCGTCGGAGAAGATCATCATCAACGTGGGCGGCACGCGACATGAGACCTACCGCAGCACCCTGCGCACTCTACCCGGCACCCGCCTTGCCTGGCTGGCGGATCCCGACGGCGGGGGTCGGCAGGAGTCGGATGGCGGCGGTGcaggcagcagcggcagcagcggtGGCGGGGGCTGTGAGTTCTTCTTTGATCGGCACCCGGGTGTTTTTGCCTATGTGCTCAACTACTACCGTACCGGTAAGCTGCACTGCCCCGCCGACGTCTGTGGGCCTCTCTTCGAGGAAGAGCTCACCTTCTGGGGTATTGATGAAACTGATGTGGAGCCTTGCTGCTGGATGACCTATAGGCAGCACCGCGATGCTGAAGAGGCACTGGACATCTTCGAGAGCCCGGACGGGGGCGGGGGTGGCGCAGGGCCCAGCGATGAGGCTGGCGACGATGAGCGGGAGTTGGCCTTGCAGCGTCTGGGCCCCCATGAGGGAGGCGCGGGCTCTGGTGCTGGATCCGGGGGCTGCCGTGGCTGGCAGCCCCGAATGTGGGCGCTCTTCGAGGATCCCTACTCATCCCGGGCAGCCAGG GTGGTAGCCTTtgcctctctcttcttcatcCTGGTCTCCATTACCACCTTCTGCCTGGAGACCCACGAGGCCTTCAACATCGACCGCAACGTGACAGAGATCCACCGGGTAGGGAACATCACCAGCGTGCGCTTCCGGCGGGAGGTAGAAACAGAGCCCATCCTCACCTACAtcgagggtgtgtgtgtgatgtggttcACTCTAGAGTTCCTGGTTCGCATTGTGTGCTGCCCAGACACACTGGACTTTGTCAAGAACCTGCTCAACATCATCGACTTTGTGGCCATCTTGCCCTTCTACCTGGAGGTGGGACTGAGTGGCCTGTCATCCAAGGCGGCTCGGGATGTGCTGGGTTTCCTGCGTGTGGTGCGCTTTGTACGCATCCTGCGCATCTTCAAGCTCACGCGCCACTTTGTGGGGCTGCGCGTGCTGGGCCACACGCTCCGAGCCAGCACCAATGAGTTCCTGTTGCTTATCATCTTCCTGGCCCTGGGTGTGCTCATCTTTGCCACCATGATCTATTATGCTGAACGAATCGGGGCCAGGCCATCTGACCCACGGGGCAACGACCACACCGACTTCAAGAACATCCCCATTGGCTTCTGGTGGGCCGTGGTCACCATGACAACACTTGGCTATGGGGACATGTACCCGAAGACGTGGTCAGGAATGCTGGTTGGGGCCCTGTGTGCACTGGCTGGTGTGCTAACCATTGCCATGCCCGTGCCTGTCATCGTCAACAATTTTGGTATGTACTACTCCCTGGCTATGGCCAAGCAAAAGCTGCCCAAGAAGCGAAAGAAGCACGTACCGCGGCCAGCCCAGCTTGAGTCACCCATGTACTGCAAGTCTGAGGAAACTTCGCCCCGGGACAGCACCTACAGTGACACCAGCCCCCCTGCCCGGGAAGAGGGTATGGTTGAGAGGAAACGGGCAG ACTCTAAGCAGAATGGTGACGCAAACGCGGTGCTGTCTGATGAGGAGGGAGCTGGCCTCACCCAGCCCCTGGCCTCGGCCCCCACCCCTGAAGAGCGTCGGGCCCTGCGACGCTCAGGCACACgagacagaaacaagaaagcaGCTGCCTGCTTCCTGCTCAGTGCTGGGGACTATGCCTGTGCCGATGGCAGTGTCCGAAAAG GCTGCGAAAAGTCCCGGAGTCTAAACAACATAGCAGGAGCGGCTGGAACCAGTCTGGGGCTGTCTCCACTGGCATCGCGGTACAGCTCGCCCTATCCTCCGAGAAAGCTCCTGCTCTCGCACCCCTTCCACCCTCTCACCAGCCCCCCACCTGGTCACTCCGGTCCTTAG